A single window of Uloborus diversus isolate 005 chromosome 5, Udiv.v.3.1, whole genome shotgun sequence DNA harbors:
- the LOC129222995 gene encoding uncharacterized protein LOC129222995 has translation MNRNKAQLTYVTSFAEFNSMLADPTKNVNDVFFPTKEICAVHWGMNENFVKQDTSTNIFLAAFTTAWARMKLYQEMDKLGESVLYHDTDSIIYASNGTNDPALGNLLGEFTDELNGDTIETFVSGDPKNYGYKTASGKTCCKVRGFTLNFRNSKSLNYDALKWLVSGMSDDTIALNNPSKITRDPKKRRIIITRDPKKRRIINKPETKLYRMVYNKRVIQQDFTTLPYGYW, from the exons ATGAATAGGAACAAAGCTCAACTCACCTATGTCACCTCATTTGCTGAGTTTAATAGCATGCTAGCTGATCCgacaaaaaat GTCAATGATGTGTTTTTTCCCACGAAAGAAATATGTGCTGTGCACTGGGGAATGAACGAAAATTTTGTGAAGCAAGACACTTCCACAAATATATTCCTGGCTGCCTTCACAACTGCTTGGGCTCGGATGAAACTTTACCAAGAAATGGATAAGTTGGGAGAGTCTGTGTTATATCATGACACAGATTCCATAATTTACGCTAGCAATGGAACAAATGATCCCGCTCTGGGCAATCTTTTAGGCGAGTTCACGGATGAATTAAATGGGGATACGATAGAAACGTTTGTGTCAG gcgACCCAAAGAACTATGGATACAAAACAGCCTCTGGAAAAACATGCTGTAAGGTTCGAGGCTTTACCTtgaattttagaaattcaaaGAGCCTCAACTATGATGCTTTAAAGTGGTTAGTATCTGGAATGAGTGATGACACAATTGCACTCAATAACCCATCAAAAATCACGAGAGATCCCAAGAAAAGACGCATCATCATCACGAGAGATCCCAAGAAAAGACGCATCATCAACAAACCTGAAACAAAATTGTATCGGATGGTTTACAATAAACGCGTCATCCAGCAAGACTTCACGACTTTGCCGTATGGATActggtaa